Proteins found in one Nitrosopumilus maritimus SCM1 genomic segment:
- a CDS encoding ion transporter produces the protein MPNKVLQRTYEILEGTTNDKITKIFQYFIIALISVNVLFVIIETEESVLDEYGYLFTPFEVFSVIVFTLEYAGRIIVCKLNPKYQNKKFGILRFVFTPMMLVDLAAILPFFLPFVVMDIRFIRIIRLLRLFRLFKLARYSDSMQTLGNVFKAKAGDLSVAFFILFVVLIFASSLMYHAEKDAQPEIFSSIPASMWWGIITLTTIGYGDTYPITLMGKIVGSIVAILGIAVYAIPTGIMASAFTEELRKRKEQKNNTCPHCGKDITHS, from the coding sequence ATGCCAAACAAAGTACTTCAACGAACCTATGAGATTTTAGAAGGAACAACTAATGATAAAATCACAAAAATATTTCAATATTTTATCATAGCTTTAATTTCAGTTAATGTTCTCTTTGTAATTATTGAAACAGAAGAATCTGTTTTGGATGAATATGGTTATTTGTTCACTCCATTTGAAGTATTTTCTGTAATTGTTTTTACTTTAGAATATGCTGGAAGAATAATTGTTTGTAAATTAAACCCAAAATATCAAAACAAAAAATTTGGAATTCTACGATTTGTCTTTACTCCTATGATGCTAGTTGATTTAGCAGCCATATTGCCATTCTTCTTACCATTTGTGGTTATGGATATTAGATTCATCAGAATAATACGACTTTTGAGATTATTTAGATTGTTCAAACTCGCAAGATATTCTGACTCTATGCAGACTCTGGGTAATGTCTTTAAGGCAAAAGCAGGAGATTTGTCTGTCGCATTTTTCATCCTGTTTGTTGTTCTTATTTTTGCATCTAGCCTGATGTATCATGCAGAAAAAGATGCTCAACCAGAGATTTTCTCAAGTATTCCTGCATCTATGTGGTGGGGAATCATTACTTTAACTACAATTGGATATGGGGATACTTATCCAATAACTCTCATGGGAAAAATTGTCGGTAGTATAGTAGCTATTTTGGGAATCGCAGTATATGCTATTCCGACAGGTATCATGGCATCTGCATTTACAGAAGAATTGAGAAAAAGAAAAGAGCAGAAAAATAACACTTGTCCTCACTGTGGAAAGGATATAACACATAGTTAG
- the corA gene encoding magnesium/cobalt transporter CorA: MTNVAGLVVNRLVYGFVFAFLYQIVVAVATSLLSIPLTGNIQDLITGFEHIEKEQGYLLIFWWIISTIIITALSLIIVRYKKYISPYKNEPDIDIPPKITAVTAIVIGAIISFLFFLLDSILGSIVKIDSATDVQAIYAAASNGDFIPLVVSIVFSIIAGFIIVGVASKTAKVKELTKKVDISEFSKFSKLMSKKDDDVTTLSDTVGLQPGALVHVGEQHVKKVLIQQIEYDVNNHTVKDFENIDDCLNTHDNSLVSWTNIVGLHNPDLIRKIGQYYNLHILTQADIMNTQLRPKLDAQDENLFLILKLPHITNEGKLFMEQISLILGKDFVISFQETEDDVFNPIRERLEKSIGALRTKKSDYLAYALIDAVIDHFYVVMEHIGARTEVLEEELMSNPTAQTLEVIHTLKREMVVLRKSIWPLREVIDSLERTDSELIEDRTKRYLRDVYGHTVQVMDNIEGLRDMIGGMLDTYLSSVSNKMNEIMKTLTIIASIFIPITFIAGIYGTNFQYIPELEWEGSYFVMIFVMVIIVMAMLAWFKKKQWL, from the coding sequence TTGACAAATGTAGCTGGTTTGGTTGTAAATCGACTTGTGTATGGCTTTGTCTTTGCATTTTTGTATCAAATCGTTGTCGCAGTTGCTACGTCTTTGTTATCCATTCCTTTAACTGGAAACATTCAAGATCTTATCACTGGATTTGAACACATTGAAAAAGAACAGGGATACTTGCTTATCTTCTGGTGGATTATTTCTACAATTATTATTACTGCTCTTTCTTTGATAATTGTACGATACAAAAAATACATCTCTCCTTACAAAAATGAACCAGACATTGACATCCCTCCAAAAATAACTGCTGTTACTGCAATTGTGATTGGTGCAATAATCTCTTTCTTGTTTTTCTTACTTGATTCAATACTTGGCTCTATAGTAAAAATTGATTCTGCAACTGATGTTCAGGCTATTTATGCTGCTGCAAGTAACGGGGATTTTATACCTCTTGTTGTAAGTATTGTATTTTCAATTATTGCTGGATTCATAATAGTTGGTGTTGCTAGTAAAACTGCAAAAGTTAAAGAGTTGACAAAGAAAGTTGATATTTCAGAATTTTCCAAATTTTCAAAATTAATGTCAAAAAAAGATGATGATGTTACGACATTATCTGATACCGTTGGACTTCAACCTGGAGCACTAGTGCATGTTGGTGAACAGCATGTCAAGAAAGTATTAATTCAACAAATTGAATATGATGTGAATAATCACACCGTAAAAGATTTTGAAAATATTGATGATTGCTTAAACACTCATGACAACTCCCTTGTTTCTTGGACCAATATTGTAGGACTTCATAACCCAGATCTTATTAGGAAAATTGGTCAATACTATAATCTACATATCCTTACACAAGCCGATATCATGAACACACAACTAAGACCCAAACTAGACGCCCAAGATGAAAATTTGTTTTTGATCTTAAAACTACCTCATATTACAAATGAAGGAAAATTATTCATGGAGCAGATCAGTCTTATTTTGGGAAAAGATTTTGTCATATCTTTCCAAGAGACCGAAGATGATGTCTTTAATCCAATTAGAGAGAGACTTGAAAAGTCTATAGGCGCATTAAGAACCAAGAAGAGCGATTATCTTGCTTATGCTCTAATTGATGCAGTAATAGACCACTTTTACGTAGTTATGGAACACATTGGAGCCAGGACTGAAGTCCTTGAAGAAGAATTAATGTCAAATCCTACTGCTCAAACATTAGAAGTAATTCATACGCTCAAACGAGAAATGGTGGTTCTAAGAAAGTCCATTTGGCCTCTACGTGAGGTGATTGATAGTTTGGAGAGAACTGATTCTGAATTAATTGAAGACAGAACAAAAAGATACCTTCGTGATGTTTATGGTCATACTGTTCAAGTTATGGATAACATTGAAGGACTAAGAGATATGATTGGGGGAATGTTGGATACCTATCTGTCTAGTGTGAGTAATAAAATGAATGAAATCATGAAAACATTGACAATAATTGCAAGCATCTTCATTCCAATAACATTCATTGCTGGAATTTATGGTACAAACTTTCAATACATTCCTGAATTAGAATGGGAGGGCAGTTATTTTGTTATGATTTTTGTAATGGTAATAATTGTAATGGCAATGCTTGCGTGGTTTAAGAAAAAACAATGGTTGTAA
- a CDS encoding hemolysin family protein produces MSLEYQLAALAGLIGLSGFFSGLEVALVGTSQATIERLVKDNVKGAKSLQKLKANPGWMMSSVNLGNNLVNIGSASLATIVAIEIFGDNGVGIAVGIMTFLVIIFGEVTPKTYCNANATKVALRCSRILLTFSYVFYPAVWILEKITRGIIKITGSDYQPPALTEDEIKGIIAQGHRDEALEKSERDLLYGALKFDDTVIRSVMMPRTRMFSLHGDMELITAADKIHKSGHSRIPIYGKDHDDILGILHVRDILKHLKDKELQKMKLREFVREPIYVSQEKRMSELLKQMQAKNTHMAIVVDEFGGVEGLVTLEDLIEEIVGEIHDETDLKSPHYQKINNDVILANGEIEIDEINEIFKSNLPRGDDYSTLNGLLHEKLHDIPQVGNVINIDALEIKVEKVSKNKPVSLRITKKKPLEENLD; encoded by the coding sequence TTGAGCTTAGAATATCAACTAGCTGCACTTGCAGGTCTAATTGGTCTTTCTGGTTTTTTCAGTGGTCTTGAAGTTGCACTTGTGGGTACAAGTCAAGCCACAATTGAGAGACTCGTCAAAGATAATGTAAAGGGCGCAAAATCTCTTCAGAAATTAAAGGCCAATCCTGGATGGATGATGTCTAGTGTCAATCTTGGAAATAATCTTGTCAATATAGGCTCTGCATCCCTTGCTACTATAGTTGCAATTGAAATTTTTGGAGATAACGGAGTGGGAATTGCAGTTGGTATTATGACTTTTCTTGTAATAATATTTGGTGAAGTAACTCCAAAAACTTATTGTAATGCAAATGCCACAAAAGTTGCTTTACGATGCAGTAGAATTTTGTTAACATTCAGTTATGTTTTCTATCCTGCAGTTTGGATTCTTGAAAAGATAACTCGTGGAATTATCAAAATAACTGGAAGTGATTATCAACCTCCTGCCCTAACTGAGGATGAAATTAAAGGAATTATTGCTCAGGGTCATAGAGATGAAGCTTTAGAAAAATCTGAACGAGATTTACTTTACGGTGCTCTCAAATTTGATGATACTGTGATAAGATCTGTAATGATGCCAAGAACTAGAATGTTTAGTTTGCATGGAGATATGGAACTAATTACAGCTGCAGATAAGATTCACAAGAGTGGTCATTCTAGAATCCCCATATATGGAAAGGATCATGATGACATACTTGGTATTCTTCATGTAAGAGATATTCTCAAACATCTAAAAGATAAAGAACTGCAAAAAATGAAACTACGAGAATTTGTAAGAGAACCAATCTATGTGTCTCAGGAAAAACGAATGAGCGAACTTCTCAAACAAATGCAGGCAAAAAATACCCATATGGCCATAGTTGTTGATGAATTTGGTGGCGTTGAAGGCCTTGTTACTCTAGAAGATCTTATTGAAGAGATAGTTGGCGAAATTCATGATGAGACTGATCTAAAGAGTCCTCATTATCAAAAAATCAATAATGATGTAATTCTTGCAAATGGAGAAATTGAAATAGACGAGATTAATGAAATCTTCAAATCCAATCTTCCTAGAGGTGATGATTATTCTACATTAAATGGCTTGTTGCATGAGAAACTTCATGATATTCCTCAAGTTGGAAATGTCATAAACATTGATGCATTAGAAATCAAGGTTGAAAAGGTTTCAAAAAACAAACCTGTTTCCTTACGAATTACTAAGAAAAAACCTCTTGAGGAGAATCTAGATTGA
- a CDS encoding M20/M25/M40 family metallo-hydrolase → MKVSLIYNEKKIDPNDVINVFGMTTKEHYSSKAVERVARALEKGGHSVKVIEGDIHLADELREFMPKVVSGEKPGMVFNMAYGIQGQNRYTHVPAMMEMLGIPYIGSGPAGHAIVQDKVMTKIVLQKNNIPTPGFWVFKTPDDKFDDLVFPVIVKPKLESTSMGMEVVDNWDDLRNAVKVQIEKYQQDILVEQFISGREFAVGLIGNSPNIEVLPIVEINLGDPDKIQTISDKKKTGGVDKTCPAKLSKEKTEYMKKICIDAFTALGLNDYTRVDFRMDKDENIYILELNSMASLGMGGSLFYAAKTAGYTYESLINKILDVATMRYFGSSQLPETEHEPDLTQPLRIVARTYLRSHLQNQKDTLKDFVNLNTHVHNIDNVNKLGTMLSRRMKHLGFSEHLHRQFEIGDFHYFKNHEDEKNDVLIISHMDTHYGPNDLISYFEDDDRIYGSGIAESKGGLTVMLGALHALRFAKRLKKIKCGVLLTTDDSLGGRFSKKLVQQYSKKSKYVIGLKSASKDGGIITTCYGRNDYQIRFTTPNSTSSDIHGIIPILGKKITAIEKLSKDEKNYRLRTTSVIAQGTHGHAPNYATLSIVCSFKTPALGKTMDSKIRTIMQKKESGQKNLEVAINQIQTRPPVIEEESDKKFYEQVEDLAKKHELKIRRHEQIMSSDISNVPSRLPALDGFGPVGHKYRSTQEYILHDSITERSALLASVLYRCSGN, encoded by the coding sequence ATGAAAGTATCACTAATCTATAATGAAAAGAAGATAGATCCAAATGATGTCATCAATGTTTTTGGAATGACAACAAAAGAGCATTACAGCTCAAAAGCTGTTGAAAGAGTTGCAAGAGCATTAGAGAAAGGAGGTCATTCTGTCAAAGTTATTGAAGGTGATATCCATCTTGCTGATGAATTACGTGAGTTTATGCCCAAAGTAGTTTCAGGCGAAAAGCCAGGGATGGTTTTCAATATGGCATATGGAATTCAAGGGCAAAATAGGTACACACATGTTCCAGCCATGATGGAGATGCTTGGGATTCCTTACATTGGCTCTGGTCCTGCAGGTCATGCAATTGTACAAGATAAGGTGATGACCAAAATTGTTCTTCAAAAAAATAATATCCCAACCCCTGGTTTTTGGGTATTCAAGACACCAGACGATAAATTTGATGATCTAGTTTTCCCCGTAATTGTAAAACCAAAACTAGAATCAACTTCTATGGGAATGGAAGTAGTTGATAATTGGGATGATTTGCGAAATGCTGTCAAAGTTCAGATTGAAAAATATCAACAAGACATTCTAGTAGAACAATTTATCTCTGGACGAGAGTTTGCAGTAGGATTAATTGGGAACAGTCCAAACATTGAGGTTCTTCCAATCGTTGAAATTAATCTTGGAGATCCTGACAAAATTCAAACAATTTCAGATAAAAAGAAAACAGGTGGTGTTGATAAAACATGTCCTGCAAAATTATCCAAAGAAAAAACAGAATATATGAAAAAGATTTGCATTGATGCATTCACAGCTTTGGGTCTTAATGACTATACTAGAGTTGACTTTAGAATGGATAAAGATGAGAATATCTACATTCTAGAACTAAATTCCATGGCGAGTTTGGGAATGGGTGGTTCTTTGTTTTATGCCGCAAAAACAGCTGGATACACTTACGAATCTTTAATCAATAAAATTTTAGACGTTGCAACCATGAGATATTTTGGTTCGTCTCAATTGCCTGAAACTGAACATGAACCTGACCTTACACAACCACTGCGGATTGTTGCACGCACTTATCTGAGAAGTCACCTACAAAACCAAAAAGACACTTTGAAAGATTTTGTTAACTTGAATACGCATGTACATAACATCGATAATGTAAACAAATTAGGCACAATGTTGTCTAGGAGGATGAAACACTTGGGCTTCTCTGAGCATTTGCACAGGCAGTTTGAGATTGGAGATTTTCATTATTTTAAGAACCATGAGGATGAGAAAAACGATGTTCTGATAATATCTCATATGGATACTCATTATGGTCCAAATGATTTAATCTCGTATTTTGAAGATGATGATAGGATTTACGGTTCAGGAATAGCTGAAAGTAAGGGCGGTCTAACTGTAATGCTGGGTGCATTGCATGCTTTACGCTTTGCAAAACGTCTAAAGAAAATAAAATGTGGTGTCTTGCTTACAACCGATGATAGTCTAGGCGGACGTTTTAGTAAAAAACTTGTCCAACAATATTCTAAAAAATCAAAGTATGTTATAGGATTAAAATCTGCAAGCAAAGATGGAGGTATAATTACTACTTGTTATGGAAGAAATGACTATCAAATTCGATTCACCACTCCTAATTCCACATCCTCTGATATTCATGGAATAATTCCTATACTTGGTAAAAAGATTACAGCAATTGAAAAACTTTCAAAAGATGAAAAAAATTATCGTCTGAGAACAACATCTGTTATAGCTCAAGGCACTCATGGCCATGCGCCAAATTATGCAACGTTATCTATAGTTTGTAGTTTTAAAACTCCTGCATTAGGTAAAACAATGGATTCTAAAATTCGAACTATTATGCAAAAAAAAGAATCCGGACAAAAAAATTTGGAAGTTGCAATTAATCAAATACAAACAAGACCTCCAGTCATTGAAGAAGAATCTGATAAAAAATTCTACGAGCAAGTAGAAGATTTGGCTAAAAAACATGAATTAAAAATAAGACGCCATGAACAGATAATGTCCTCAGATATTAGTAATGTGCCTTCAAGATTGCCTGCACTAGATGGGTTTGGTCCTGTTGGTCACAAATATCGCTCTACACAAGAATACATACTTCATGATAGCATCACAGAACGTTCTGCTCTGCTTGCATCTGTGTTGTATAGGTGTAGTGGAAATTGA
- a CDS encoding DUF5654 family protein: MADEPESTSIKHEILDKIAALIAAAFGLVAALAWNEAIKALFREYFGPTDQVGPMIVYAIIVTMIAVVLTIFVARAASQAKALLGKRDYRCALCNFKTYVEAEFMEHLSKEHSASDDKFISK, encoded by the coding sequence ATGGCAGATGAACCCGAATCAACATCTATCAAACATGAAATTTTAGACAAGATTGCTGCACTCATTGCTGCAGCCTTTGGTTTGGTAGCCGCACTTGCTTGGAATGAAGCAATCAAGGCGTTGTTTCGTGAGTACTTTGGACCAACTGATCAAGTAGGACCAATGATAGTTTACGCAATTATTGTAACCATGATTGCAGTTGTTCTGACAATTTTTGTTGCAAGAGCTGCATCTCAAGCAAAAGCTCTGTTAGGAAAACGAGATTACAGGTGTGCATTATGTAATTTTAAGACATATGTAGAAGCAGAATTTATGGAGCATCTATCAAAAGAGCATTCTGCAAGCGATGACAAGTTTATTTCAAAATAA
- a CDS encoding nitroreductase family protein — protein sequence MKYKAIEPSYTTKDGCRIVWEGVDEDDTDVVILNKNELSNLVELFKKNSVGEVELEDQSSYIRVNSDVTQFNLSNHGLLEVDTNQIQEDVLEYAKVPHEPQYVYIGTKEFYPSIWIRDDDKVQREISIKDPKKSLIQAILSSEPEKIRQDLSPTDLFRVFATRRSTRKFDKTKVEDWKIDKILSAADVAPTAGNFQGFQVFLIKNKKTKEALVEAANKQPYVNAPVVLVFCTDPSRVKLKFPPEILDKFSLQDATIAATFSLLAASGVGLSTIWIGMFDEEKVKKILGTDLRPSSILCIGYPDKKKPPKSRRHLKELIRVIE from the coding sequence GTGAAATACAAAGCAATTGAGCCCTCTTACACAACAAAAGATGGATGTCGAATTGTATGGGAAGGGGTTGATGAGGATGACACTGATGTCGTAATACTAAACAAAAATGAATTATCAAATCTTGTAGAACTTTTTAAAAAAAACTCTGTTGGTGAAGTGGAATTAGAAGATCAATCAAGCTATATTCGAGTGAATTCTGATGTTACTCAGTTTAATTTGAGTAATCATGGATTGTTAGAGGTAGACACAAATCAAATTCAAGAAGACGTTTTAGAGTATGCCAAAGTCCCACATGAACCCCAGTATGTCTACATTGGAACAAAAGAGTTCTATCCCTCTATATGGATTCGAGATGACGATAAAGTACAAAGAGAAATTTCTATCAAAGATCCAAAAAAATCTTTGATTCAAGCTATCCTGTCTTCAGAACCTGAAAAAATTAGGCAAGACTTGTCTCCTACTGATTTGTTTAGGGTATTTGCAACTAGACGCTCAACAAGGAAATTTGACAAAACAAAGGTTGAGGATTGGAAGATTGACAAGATTCTTTCGGCAGCTGATGTTGCACCTACTGCAGGAAACTTTCAAGGTTTCCAAGTATTTTTGATAAAAAATAAAAAAACAAAAGAAGCCCTTGTAGAGGCTGCAAACAAGCAACCTTATGTCAACGCACCAGTTGTACTGGTGTTTTGTACAGATCCATCCCGAGTGAAATTGAAATTTCCTCCTGAAATATTAGACAAGTTTTCTTTGCAGGATGCAACAATAGCTGCAACATTTTCCTTGTTAGCCGCTTCAGGTGTTGGATTAAGTACCATTTGGATAGGAATGTTTGATGAAGAAAAAGTAAAGAAGATTCTTGGAACTGACTTGAGACCATCATCTATTCTTTGCATTGGTTATCCTGATAAGAAAAAACCACCAAAGTCAAGAAGACATCTAAAAGAACTAATCAGAGTCATTGAATAA
- a CDS encoding universal stress protein, whose amino-acid sequence MYKAILVPHAGTPAGDNALKHAIHAAKNSSAKIIILHIIEEIQRPPISFGLAESEREKIFDSIKDANESIRQEMEKVMEKLSQQCNDESIETKVKVEMGDAAEIILDTIQNENIDLVVMAKRRKLKGVKKLLSLGSVSRKVVENVTCPVILLDVDNT is encoded by the coding sequence ATGTATAAAGCCATACTTGTTCCTCATGCAGGAACTCCAGCAGGAGACAATGCACTAAAACATGCAATACATGCTGCAAAGAATTCATCTGCCAAGATAATAATCCTACACATTATTGAAGAGATTCAAAGGCCACCAATATCATTTGGTCTAGCAGAGTCAGAAAGAGAGAAAATATTTGACAGTATCAAAGATGCAAATGAATCAATACGTCAAGAGATGGAAAAAGTGATGGAAAAACTTAGTCAACAATGCAATGATGAAAGCATTGAAACCAAAGTTAAAGTTGAGATGGGAGATGCAGCTGAGATCATTCTAGATACAATTCAAAATGAGAATATAGATTTAGTCGTAATGGCAAAACGTAGAAAATTAAAAGGAGTAAAAAAACTGTTGTCACTAGGAAGCGTATCTAGAAAAGTAGTAGAAAATGTTACTTGTCCGGTTATTTTGCTTGATGTTGATAATACTTAG
- a CDS encoding helix-turn-helix transcriptional regulator: protein MADLIDETADYVLELASSQRLSILIGLLTKQSTPTAFAKSIDSTKQEVHRNFSRLEKAGLIKKNVGGTYSLTTFGQVVCTQVPSLVFLSQNRKYFEEHNFGDVPHKFQMRCGQLANSQYVKGVSKVLETWKTIYKNSDEYVYEILSEVPLDLIEPLVKRVKKGIRFNYIFSESAVVPKGRKTLLKKLGFDKLMEKGLVERKMEKDVKTVVVLNEKEACIMFPTLDGESDISEMLYSDDPMFHEWCLDYFRYCWYGSDIFKESKLKE, encoded by the coding sequence ATGGCTGACTTGATTGATGAGACTGCAGATTATGTCTTGGAGCTTGCAAGCTCTCAGAGATTAAGCATACTGATTGGATTGCTAACAAAACAATCCACCCCTACTGCTTTTGCCAAAAGCATCGACTCTACAAAACAAGAAGTACACAGAAATTTTTCAAGATTGGAAAAAGCCGGATTGATAAAGAAAAATGTTGGAGGAACGTACTCTCTTACAACATTTGGTCAAGTTGTATGCACACAGGTCCCATCACTTGTGTTTTTGTCACAAAACAGAAAATATTTTGAAGAACACAATTTTGGTGATGTCCCACACAAGTTTCAAATGCGTTGTGGACAATTAGCAAACTCCCAATATGTAAAGGGAGTATCCAAAGTTTTAGAAACCTGGAAGACTATATACAAAAATTCTGATGAATACGTCTATGAGATTTTATCTGAAGTTCCACTTGATCTTATTGAACCGCTTGTAAAAAGAGTCAAGAAGGGTATACGATTCAACTATATCTTTTCAGAGTCTGCTGTCGTTCCAAAGGGAAGAAAGACATTGCTAAAAAAACTTGGATTTGACAAGCTTATGGAAAAGGGACTCGTTGAAAGAAAGATGGAAAAGGATGTCAAAACAGTAGTTGTTCTAAACGAAAAAGAAGCCTGCATAATGTTTCCTACATTGGATGGTGAGTCTGACATTAGTGAGATGCTCTATTCTGATGACCCAATGTTCCATGAATGGTGTCTTGACTATTTTAGATATTGTTGGTATGGCTCTGATATATTCAAAGAAAGCAAACTAAAAGAGTAA
- a CDS encoding DUF4377 domain-containing protein: MKLIIAISLFLLGTFAISNSFADETISENYSSINQQELKVMVENWMNNPDEDDTRQRLEIMKAYYAFEETGNQLSHDQEGLVLMNQIRKMVSLQIPVEELDELRKQVRIELGLEVPYETKIFHVDSSLVDCVGVGPMKCMQIREDPNSNWQNFYDSIQGFDYAEGKSYKISVKVTDVESPPADASSKKYELIEILDQKSFAKHIPYKGVCAPGFVSLGEICVLNDRCGPGIYPGKVCVMDGVKQPYLRPSQQGDAGISSADVICAEELNLIFKSHDGSPACVTSETAKNLEQRGWQIPLPVFACTLEYAPVCGVDGKTYGNKCAIASSHVTIKHVGECTNDIP, translated from the coding sequence ATGAAACTAATTATTGCTATTTCATTATTTTTGTTAGGCACATTTGCAATTTCAAATTCTTTTGCAGATGAAACAATCTCTGAAAACTATTCCTCAATTAATCAACAAGAACTCAAAGTTATGGTTGAGAATTGGATGAACAACCCTGATGAAGATGATACCCGTCAACGCCTTGAAATCATGAAGGCATATTATGCATTTGAGGAAACAGGAAACCAACTATCTCATGATCAAGAAGGACTAGTCTTGATGAACCAGATTAGAAAAATGGTCAGTCTACAGATTCCAGTAGAGGAACTTGATGAGTTACGAAAACAAGTTAGAATAGAGTTGGGATTAGAAGTTCCTTACGAGACTAAAATCTTCCATGTTGATTCAAGTCTGGTTGACTGTGTTGGTGTAGGACCTATGAAATGCATGCAAATCCGTGAAGATCCTAATTCTAACTGGCAAAATTTCTATGATTCTATCCAAGGATTTGATTATGCTGAAGGAAAGTCTTACAAAATTTCTGTAAAAGTCACTGATGTAGAGAGTCCTCCAGCTGATGCATCTAGCAAAAAATATGAGTTAATTGAAATTTTAGACCAAAAATCATTTGCAAAACACATTCCATACAAAGGAGTATGTGCTCCAGGATTTGTGTCGCTTGGAGAAATATGTGTCCTAAATGATAGATGTGGTCCTGGGATATATCCTGGCAAAGTATGTGTCATGGATGGAGTAAAACAACCATATCTTAGACCATCTCAACAAGGAGATGCTGGTATTTCATCTGCAGATGTAATATGTGCTGAAGAACTGAATCTGATTTTCAAATCTCATGACGGCTCACCTGCATGTGTAACTTCTGAAACAGCAAAGAATCTTGAACAACGTGGATGGCAAATACCTCTTCCAGTATTTGCATGCACTTTAGAGTATGCACCTGTCTGTGGAGTTGATGGGAAAACATATGGAAACAAATGTGCAATTGCATCAAGCCATGTTACAATAAAACATGTAGGTGAATGTACTAATGACATTCCTTAA
- a CDS encoding DUF2127 domain-containing protein — protein MDKALLDKVQELLILGIGDEGRLRHIKSMLEQDLKLYASDAKYLENLIQTHLPDSENTDLKNDTKKETTQNKTLQNNSNENKPNSTKPNEIRVTSTRNYVRPLGVTIIAILEIISGISSIVIGAVFSMLVGFVGADVFDMIGTSIMGIVSGTMVAMGVVAFVLAWGLLKGKSWAWTVTLIFTILNVIISIPSMNPISLAINFVILYYLYRPHVKAYFGKGAEIL, from the coding sequence TTGGACAAAGCTTTGCTTGATAAAGTTCAAGAACTTTTGATTCTTGGCATTGGTGATGAAGGTAGATTAAGACATATCAAAAGTATGTTAGAACAAGATCTAAAACTATACGCTTCAGATGCAAAATATTTGGAGAATCTCATCCAAACCCATTTGCCTGATTCTGAAAATACTGATTTGAAAAATGATACAAAAAAAGAAACTACTCAAAATAAGACTCTACAAAATAACAGTAATGAGAATAAACCAAATTCTACAAAACCTAATGAAATTCGTGTTACTTCCACAAGAAATTACGTGAGACCTTTAGGTGTAACTATCATTGCTATTTTGGAAATTATTTCTGGAATTTCTTCAATAGTAATTGGTGCAGTTTTCAGTATGTTGGTGGGCTTTGTTGGTGCAGATGTTTTTGATATGATTGGTACTAGTATTATGGGAATTGTCAGTGGCACCATGGTTGCTATGGGCGTAGTAGCTTTTGTTTTGGCTTGGGGATTACTCAAAGGAAAATCATGGGCATGGACTGTTACTCTAATTTTTACTATTCTCAATGTGATTATCAGCATTCCATCAATGAATCCAATTAGTCTAGCAATTAACTTTGTAATATTGTACTACTTGTATCGTCCACATGTCAAAGCATACTTTGGCAAAGGTGCAGAAATATTGTAA